The following proteins are co-located in the Rippkaea orientalis PCC 8801 genome:
- a CDS encoding photosystem II manganese-stabilizing polypeptide, whose translation MRLRALIGAFLALCLGLLTACSDGPANAVNPQDLTYDEILNTGLANKCPQISEFTRGTIPVESGTTYIVKDLCLEPQEYFVKEEPTNKRQEAEFVPGKLLTRDTTSLEQITGKITVSDDGVLTFLEEGGIDFQPITVQLPGGEQEPFFFTIKSLVGKTGPGFTSINSSTDFEGQFKVPSYRGATFLDPKGRGLATGYDNAVALPATADKEDFANVKQTPIGKGTISLQVTKVDQETGEIAGVFESIQPSDTDLGAQEPVDVKIRGIFYAQVQPEV comes from the coding sequence ATGAGATTGCGTGCCTTAATTGGTGCCTTTTTGGCACTATGCCTAGGGTTGCTAACGGCCTGTAGCGACGGACCTGCTAATGCCGTTAACCCCCAAGATTTGACCTATGACGAAATTTTAAATACAGGACTAGCGAATAAATGTCCCCAAATTTCTGAATTTACACGGGGAACCATTCCCGTTGAATCCGGGACGACTTATATCGTCAAAGATTTATGTCTCGAACCCCAAGAATATTTCGTCAAGGAAGAACCCACCAATAAACGTCAAGAGGCTGAATTTGTTCCTGGGAAGCTTTTAACCCGTGATACCACCAGTTTAGAGCAAATTACCGGAAAAATTACCGTTTCTGACGATGGGGTCTTAACATTTCTCGAAGAGGGAGGAATTGATTTCCAACCTATCACCGTTCAACTTCCTGGTGGGGAACAAGAGCCGTTTTTCTTTACCATCAAGAGTTTAGTCGGTAAAACTGGACCGGGGTTTACTTCTATCAACAGTTCTACCGATTTTGAAGGACAATTTAAGGTTCCTTCCTATCGCGGTGCAACCTTCCTTGATCCTAAAGGTCGCGGTTTAGCTACTGGTTATGATAACGCCGTTGCTCTCCCTGCTACGGCCGATAAAGAAGACTTTGCTAATGTTAAACAAACTCCCATTGGCAAAGGGACTATCTCTCTTCAAGTAACCAAAGTTGATCAAGAAACGGGAGAAATTGCTGGAGTCTTTGAAAGTATACAGCCTTCAGATACCGACTTAGGCGCACAAGAACCCGTAGACGTTAAAATTCGTGGTATTTTCTACGCACAGGTTCAACCCGAAGTGTAG
- a CDS encoding RNA polymerase sigma factor SigF → MYTPIKENLKLDTLRLFLDYQKTGSIQLRNQILELNFGLVRKEAYHWVNHCSESYEDLLQVGSLGLIRAIERFNSEKGHAFSSFALPYIRGEIQHYLRDKGYTVRIPRRWLEIGQQVKSIKQDFRERFNRQPTDSEIAQILEIPLKEWQEIQLAFQNREPLSLDLKVGNDSDGQTSLADLVPDPNYRSFQLSQEDQIRLQQGLAQLEERTRRILEFVFLQDLTQRETAEQLGISVVTVSRRVKKGLEILKQTMTAEIW, encoded by the coding sequence ATGTATACCCCCATCAAAGAAAATTTAAAACTCGATACTCTTCGTTTATTTCTGGATTATCAAAAAACGGGAAGCATCCAACTGCGTAACCAGATTTTGGAACTCAATTTTGGGTTAGTTCGCAAAGAAGCATACCATTGGGTTAACCATTGTTCTGAAAGCTATGAAGATTTGTTACAAGTTGGCTCATTAGGACTCATTCGAGCCATTGAGCGTTTTAATAGCGAAAAAGGTCATGCGTTTAGTTCCTTCGCGCTGCCCTACATTCGGGGAGAAATTCAACACTACCTGCGGGACAAAGGGTATACCGTTCGTATTCCCCGACGCTGGTTAGAGATAGGACAACAAGTCAAAAGCATTAAACAAGACTTTCGCGAACGGTTCAACCGTCAACCAACGGATTCAGAAATTGCTCAAATTTTGGAAATTCCCCTGAAAGAGTGGCAAGAAATTCAACTCGCTTTCCAAAACCGTGAACCCCTCAGTCTGGATCTTAAAGTCGGTAATGACAGTGATGGACAAACCAGCTTAGCGGATTTAGTTCCTGATCCCAACTATCGGAGTTTTCAATTAAGTCAAGAAGATCAAATTCGTTTACAACAAGGATTAGCACAATTAGAAGAACGCACACGACGAATTTTAGAATTTGTGTTTCTTCAGGATCTCACTCAACGGGAAACGGCCGAACAATTGGGGATTAGTGTCGTGACTGTCTCTCGACGGGTGAAAAAAGGACTAGAAATCCTCAAACAAACCATGACGGCAGAGATCTGGTAA
- a CDS encoding ABC transporter permease, protein MTVTRSSSVNQKLTGLQVLLTSETTLYVLKRILQGLLTLLLASFLSFVIIQLAPGNFVATLQQNPTISQQTLEDFIKRFGLDRPWYEQYGRWLWQIVTRLDFGVSFAYNRSVSSLLAERIPATLLLAISSIILTWLIALPLGILSAVKQNTVIDKILRVISYLGQGFPSFITALLLLIVAQNVSPILPVGNMTSLNHAELSPIGQILDIGWHMILPTIALTVTSFAGLMRLMRGQMLDVMRQDYIQTARAKGLPEDKVIYVHALRNAVNPLITLLGFEFASLLGGSFIAEFFFNWPGLGRLILQAVTAQDLYLVMGSLTMGAAMLIIGNLLADLLLKVVDPRIKLENLK, encoded by the coding sequence ATGACTGTTACTCGTTCTTCTTCAGTCAATCAAAAATTAACTGGACTACAAGTTTTATTAACCAGTGAAACAACCCTTTATGTTCTAAAACGGATTTTACAAGGACTATTAACATTATTATTAGCCTCTTTTTTGAGTTTTGTTATTATCCAACTTGCTCCCGGCAATTTTGTCGCTACGTTACAGCAAAATCCGACTATTTCTCAACAAACCCTTGAGGATTTTATTAAACGCTTTGGGTTAGATAGACCTTGGTATGAACAGTATGGACGCTGGTTATGGCAAATCGTGACTCGCTTGGATTTTGGGGTCAGTTTTGCCTATAATCGGTCTGTTTCTTCCCTATTAGCTGAACGGATTCCCGCGACTTTATTATTAGCCATTTCTTCGATTATTTTAACGTGGCTAATTGCCTTACCGTTAGGGATTTTAAGTGCGGTTAAACAAAATACTGTGATTGATAAAATTCTTCGGGTTATTAGTTACTTAGGGCAGGGATTTCCTAGCTTTATTACGGCCTTATTACTATTAATTGTCGCTCAAAATGTTTCCCCTATTTTACCTGTAGGAAATATGACCAGTTTAAATCATGCGGAATTATCTCCCATCGGTCAAATTCTTGATATCGGTTGGCACATGATTCTCCCAACCATTGCCTTAACCGTTACCAGTTTTGCGGGGTTAATGCGCTTGATGCGGGGACAAATGTTGGATGTCATGCGACAAGATTATATTCAAACAGCCAGGGCTAAAGGATTACCCGAAGATAAGGTGATTTATGTTCACGCTTTACGCAATGCAGTTAACCCCTTAATTACCTTACTTGGATTTGAGTTTGCCAGCCTATTAGGAGGCTCATTTATTGCTGAATTTTTCTTTAATTGGCCAGGGTTAGGACGGTTGATTTTACAAGCAGTTACCGCCCAGGATCTTTACTTAGTGATGGGTAGCCTAACGATGGGTGCAGCTATGTTAATTATCGGTAATTTATTGGCTGATTTATTACTTAAAGTTGTTGATCCTCGCATCAAATTAGAAAACTTAAAATAA
- a CDS encoding adenine phosphoribosyltransferase: MDLKALIRDIPDFPKPGIMFRDITTLLSHGEGLRYTIDTLTEKCQTAGLIPDYVVGMESRGFLFGVPLAYQLQAGFVPVRKPGKLPAAVHQVEYELEYGTDRLEIHQDALADHHRVLIVDDLIATGGTAKATADLLEKIGCEVLGFAFIIELTGLGGREKLPDVPIITLVDY; the protein is encoded by the coding sequence ATGGATCTTAAAGCCCTAATTCGAGATATTCCTGATTTTCCCAAACCTGGCATTATGTTTCGGGACATTACTACTCTTTTGAGCCACGGGGAAGGATTACGCTATACCATCGATACACTAACCGAAAAATGTCAAACGGCAGGTTTAATCCCCGACTATGTGGTGGGAATGGAATCTCGCGGGTTTCTCTTTGGTGTCCCTTTAGCCTATCAACTCCAAGCGGGTTTTGTCCCCGTCCGTAAACCCGGTAAACTTCCCGCCGCCGTTCATCAGGTTGAATATGAGTTAGAATATGGTACAGACCGCCTAGAAATTCATCAAGATGCCCTAGCTGATCATCATCGAGTTCTGATTGTTGATGATTTGATTGCCACCGGAGGAACGGCAAAAGCCACAGCAGATTTATTAGAAAAAATTGGCTGTGAGGTGTTAGGATTTGCTTTTATCATTGAGTTAACGGGGTTGGGTGGCCGTGAAAAACTCCCTGATGTTCCTATTATTACTCTGGTAGATTATTAA
- a CDS encoding DUF3038 domain-containing protein, producing MSPTVSLMTDSIAPAESKPLILDVLPDFPISGQRCAVRLQQQIDLLLLTIEALELGASEYMLETIEKLHFQEIIKNRIALWRLRSTNPWRRSYTRDTLTLTQAKALVIIASYRAKPLAVQIRQLLLAEQQMRQKGLPVNCHFLLAEYLDQFCAHFQSRMNPRRAKVAVYLSSTEQLHELALSLLKQLLFCTGTAGMQRFWISLFDGEVA from the coding sequence ATGAGTCCCACTGTTAGCCTGATGACCGATTCAATTGCTCCTGCTGAGTCCAAACCCCTTATTTTAGATGTCCTGCCTGATTTTCCGATCTCTGGACAGCGATGTGCTGTGCGACTACAGCAACAGATTGATCTATTATTGCTGACGATTGAAGCGTTAGAATTAGGAGCATCGGAATATATGCTCGAAACCATTGAAAAGTTACATTTTCAGGAGATTATTAAAAATCGTATTGCCCTGTGGCGGTTACGTTCTACCAATCCTTGGCGGCGTTCCTATACCCGTGATACCCTGACCTTAACGCAAGCAAAAGCCTTAGTTATTATCGCTAGTTATCGGGCTAAACCCCTAGCCGTTCAGATTCGGCAATTGCTGTTAGCTGAACAACAAATGCGTCAAAAAGGCTTACCCGTTAATTGTCATTTTCTGTTGGCTGAGTATTTGGATCAATTTTGTGCCCATTTCCAAAGCCGTATGAATCCTCGTCGTGCTAAGGTAGCCGTCTATCTGTCTTCGACGGAGCAATTACATGAATTAGCTTTATCTTTATTAAAACAACTGTTATTTTGCACGGGAACCGCAGGGATGCAACGTTTTTGGATTAGTTTATTTGATGGGGAGGTGGCATGA
- a CDS encoding DUF4335 domain-containing protein codes for MSIRRQYSLPNCTLVLEGLSDSFGTNDATMGRPVLSILVNAECHFVGIPQKLQGGRTFVENLAKAVSAYAQEYLSGVPHPQEVVSEEDSIRLEKIPDTHLHRLTWQANPKTEQPPLELELTTVQLFDLVEGIDQFFADSQTLPDLTLQLRPLSRRYRVPDEPLVQRAVPATLGIVSLAIAGLALFFLPIPEVREPEPKPEVTPTQPVPNNTPVPPSGN; via the coding sequence ATGAGTATTCGCCGTCAGTATAGTTTGCCCAATTGTACGTTAGTTTTAGAAGGACTCAGCGATAGTTTTGGGACGAATGATGCCACCATGGGTCGTCCTGTATTATCTATTTTAGTAAATGCTGAATGCCATTTTGTGGGTATTCCCCAAAAACTTCAAGGGGGACGCACTTTTGTAGAAAATTTGGCTAAAGCCGTTAGTGCCTATGCTCAAGAATATCTTAGTGGGGTTCCTCATCCCCAAGAGGTGGTATCAGAGGAAGATTCTATCCGTTTAGAAAAAATTCCGGACACCCATCTGCATCGTCTTACTTGGCAAGCTAATCCTAAGACGGAACAACCCCCACTTGAATTAGAGTTAACCACGGTTCAGTTATTTGATCTGGTTGAAGGGATTGATCAGTTTTTTGCCGATAGTCAGACTTTACCCGATTTAACCCTACAGCTACGCCCCCTTTCGCGGCGATATCGGGTTCCTGATGAACCTTTGGTACAACGGGCGGTTCCCGCTACCCTAGGAATAGTTAGTTTAGCGATAGCAGGGTTAGCGTTATTTTTCCTCCCCATCCCCGAAGTCCGCGAACCAGAACCGAAACCAGAGGTTACTCCGACGCAACCTGTCCCGAATAATACTCCTGTTCCACCTTCGGGTAATTAG
- a CDS encoding tetratricopeptide repeat protein, with the protein MSSETQEEFELKYQVGQELLERGQYRLSVETLEEARELVNLSSRLGGEVQMWLVTAYQAAGRLEDAIALCEALTRHPNGEIRKQSQGVLYILRAPKLKRPEEWMVKIPTAEGEVSNKPQYISSKPINKPSDKPSLELEDLSKINTQDNYFIWVALGFLLLLLGGTFWFAQ; encoded by the coding sequence ATGAGTTCCGAGACGCAAGAAGAATTTGAATTAAAATATCAAGTGGGGCAAGAGTTGCTTGAACGGGGGCAATATCGACTGAGTGTGGAAACCCTCGAAGAAGCGCGAGAATTAGTCAATCTTTCCTCTCGTTTGGGGGGAGAAGTGCAAATGTGGTTAGTAACAGCTTATCAGGCTGCGGGACGGCTGGAGGATGCGATCGCCCTTTGTGAAGCGTTAACCCGTCATCCTAATGGGGAAATTCGCAAGCAAAGTCAAGGAGTTCTCTATATTCTACGCGCCCCTAAGTTAAAACGTCCTGAAGAATGGATGGTTAAAATTCCGACTGCTGAGGGAGAAGTATCTAATAAACCTCAGTATATTAGCTCTAAACCGATTAATAAACCCTCTGATAAACCTTCTTTGGAATTGGAAGATTTAAGCAAAATCAATACTCAGGATAATTATTTTATCTGGGTTGCTTTGGGGTTTCTGTTATTACTGTTGGGGGGGACATTTTGGTTTGCTCAATGA
- the tcmP gene encoding three-Cys-motif partner protein TcmP has product MSRFGSEGEDIIGIWSEHKLKLLAKYLKAYSVIMNKQKKTWLQGYYYIDAFAGSVKPKAKDEERYIEGSPLRALKTEPKFDGYWFIDISTKRIERIEKLKEDFRDCNIEVYQGNCNEILSNQLIPKFNSKSKRAFVFLDPYGLSIDWETIKKLGNTKKCDIFVNFSIMGVTRILPRDQKPDSETIELLDKIMGNTDWINQEVYKPPSSIQLSLFSETNESTLSLKRDTIKAEWLANLYTEQLRSLFEYVSQPVLMKNSTNSVLYALFLASHNQKAVEITNDIFKRYEKLQ; this is encoded by the coding sequence ATGAGTCGATTTGGCAGCGAAGGAGAAGATATAATTGGTATCTGGTCGGAACATAAGCTAAAGTTATTGGCTAAGTATCTTAAAGCTTATTCTGTTATTATGAATAAACAAAAAAAAACATGGCTTCAAGGCTACTATTATATTGATGCTTTTGCTGGTTCTGTCAAACCAAAAGCTAAAGATGAAGAAAGATATATTGAAGGTTCTCCTTTGCGTGCTTTAAAAACAGAACCTAAATTTGATGGCTATTGGTTTATCGATATTTCAACAAAACGAATAGAACGCATAGAGAAACTTAAAGAAGACTTTCGAGATTGTAATATAGAAGTTTATCAAGGAAATTGCAATGAAATTTTATCTAATCAATTAATACCTAAGTTTAATTCTAAATCAAAACGAGCTTTTGTTTTTTTAGATCCCTACGGATTATCAATTGATTGGGAAACAATAAAAAAGTTAGGTAATACAAAAAAATGTGACATCTTTGTTAATTTTTCTATAATGGGGGTAACACGAATACTCCCTAGAGATCAAAAACCTGACTCAGAAACTATCGAACTTTTGGATAAAATTATGGGTAATACCGATTGGATTAATCAAGAAGTTTATAAACCACCCTCTTCTATTCAACTAAGTTTATTTTCTGAGACAAATGAATCAACATTGTCTCTAAAACGTGATACAATTAAAGCTGAATGGTTAGCTAATTTATACACTGAACAACTTAGATCATTGTTTGAATATGTTAGTCAACCAGTTCTTATGAAAAATTCAACTAATTCGGTACTTTATGCTTTATTTTTAGCAAGCCATAATCAAAAAGCAGTTGAGATTACTAATGATATATTTAAACGGTATGAAAAATTGCAGTAA
- a CDS encoding DUF5131 family protein, translating to MSSSNTGIEWTDKTWNPSTGCSKVSPGCRYCYAEALTERFPNNFPEGFKLTLHPERLDQPKRWRTPSRIFVNSMSDLFHEEVPLHYLQAVFAVMKETPWHIYQILTKRDQRLLELAPQLDWSDNIWMGVSVENQTYTKRIDALRQVPAKVRFLSCEPLLGALYLDLRDIHWVIVGGESGFKHRPIEAEWVQSILQQTQEAKVAFFFKQWGGNYSKAGGRILDGRTWDQMPSAWNQHLMQWRHKFSNPSKFVELKEKFSLSIH from the coding sequence ATGTCAAGTAGTAACACTGGTATCGAATGGACAGATAAAACCTGGAATCCCTCAACTGGATGCAGTAAGGTGAGTCCTGGTTGTCGTTATTGTTATGCCGAAGCATTAACTGAACGGTTTCCTAACAATTTTCCAGAAGGCTTTAAATTAACGCTTCATCCAGAAAGACTCGATCAGCCTAAACGTTGGCGCACTCCTAGCCGAATTTTTGTCAACTCCATGAGTGATCTTTTTCACGAAGAAGTTCCTTTACATTATCTTCAAGCTGTTTTTGCAGTAATGAAAGAAACACCTTGGCATATTTATCAAATTTTGACTAAACGGGATCAGCGTCTTTTAGAATTAGCTCCTCAGTTAGATTGGTCTGATAATATTTGGATGGGTGTATCTGTTGAAAATCAAACCTATACTAAAAGAATAGATGCTTTGCGACAAGTACCAGCAAAAGTTCGATTTTTATCTTGCGAACCCCTTTTAGGCGCATTATACTTAGATTTGAGAGATATTCATTGGGTAATTGTTGGGGGTGAATCGGGTTTTAAACATCGTCCAATAGAAGCAGAATGGGTTCAATCTATTTTACAACAAACACAAGAGGCAAAAGTGGCTTTCTTTTTTAAGCAATGGGGAGGAAATTATTCTAAAGCTGGTGGAAGAATCCTTGATGGAAGAACTTGGGATCAAATGCCTAGTGCTTGGAATCAACATTTAATGCAGTGGCGACACAAATTTTCTAACCCCAGTAAATTTGTTGAATTGAAAGAAAAATTTTCGCTTTCTATCCATTAA
- a CDS encoding bifunctional 4-hydroxy-2-oxoglutarate aldolase/2-dehydro-3-deoxy-phosphogluconate aldolase, translating to MSSLERYFEKSELWRELLRKYQSIAVIRTSDPEIGLNMAKAVAAGGMHLIEITWNSTQPAQLIQQLRQELPECTLGTGTILTPQELEAAIAAEVQFCFTPHVSPKLIEMAIQAQIPIIPGALSPTEIITAWQLGASCVKVFPVQAMGGIGYIKGLQGPLGSIPLIPTGGVTLDNASLFIEAGAIAVGLSGQLFPPEAINNNDWEIVTQRAELLLQKLSLIP from the coding sequence TTGTCTTCCTTAGAGCGTTATTTTGAAAAATCAGAGCTTTGGCGAGAGTTACTGCGAAAATATCAGTCGATCGCAGTCATTCGCACATCCGATCCTGAAATCGGCTTGAACATGGCTAAAGCCGTCGCTGCTGGTGGAATGCACTTGATCGAAATTACCTGGAATAGTACCCAACCTGCCCAATTAATCCAGCAACTACGGCAAGAATTGCCGGAATGCACCCTAGGAACGGGGACAATATTGACCCCCCAAGAATTAGAAGCAGCGATCGCCGCAGAGGTTCAATTTTGCTTTACCCCCCACGTTAGCCCTAAACTCATAGAAATGGCTATTCAAGCCCAAATTCCCATCATTCCCGGTGCGTTATCCCCCACAGAAATTATCACCGCGTGGCAATTGGGGGCAAGTTGTGTTAAAGTCTTCCCCGTGCAAGCAATGGGAGGAATCGGTTATATTAAGGGATTACAGGGTCCTTTAGGGTCTATTCCCCTGATTCCTACCGGGGGCGTAACCCTAGACAACGCTTCTCTATTTATTGAAGCAGGAGCGATCGCGGTCGGACTATCGGGGCAATTATTTCCCCCAGAAGCCATTAATAATAATGATTGGGAAATCGTCACTCAAAGAGCAGAACTATTGTTACAAAAACTATCCTTAATTCCATAA
- a CDS encoding carotenoid oxygenase family protein: MTNLLIKEENESYYNQEEWQRGYQSQPNEYDYCVEDIEGKIPPELQGTLFRNGPGLLEVQGVPLKHPFDGDGMVCAISFLPDGRVHFRNRFVRTEGYVKEQEAQKMLYRGVFGTQKPGGWLNNLFDLKIKNIANTNIIYWGEKLLALWEAGQPYRLDPNTLETLGIDDLDGVITDNGSISAHPCLDPHCELDKGQPCLVNFSIKPGLSSTITVYEFNPQGQLLRCHSHITPGFCFIHDFAITEHYCIFLQNAVTFNPIPYILGLKGAGNCVKFQPNQPSRFIIIPRVPPYKQVKIIEAKAGFVFHHANAFEVKNKIYLDSIAYNSLPELQPNRSYLEIDFDQIDPSQLWRFTLDLNDNTVQSQKISDRPCEFPVINPQKVGQNYRYIYLNASHHPTENSPFQAILKVDLETQQQEIHSFAPTGYVGEPIFVPHPNGITEDDGWLLVMVYNGTLHRSDLVILDAKDLSKPPIARVHLKHHIPYGLHGSWTSEIIDH, from the coding sequence ATGACAAACCTATTAATTAAAGAAGAAAATGAAAGCTATTATAACCAAGAAGAATGGCAACGAGGATATCAATCCCAACCGAATGAATATGACTATTGCGTTGAGGATATTGAGGGAAAAATTCCCCCTGAATTACAGGGAACATTGTTTCGCAATGGACCGGGTTTATTAGAGGTTCAAGGAGTCCCCCTTAAGCATCCGTTTGATGGAGATGGAATGGTTTGTGCTATTTCTTTTTTACCCGATGGACGAGTCCATTTTCGGAATCGTTTTGTGCGGACTGAAGGGTATGTCAAAGAACAGGAAGCTCAAAAAATGCTGTATCGGGGGGTTTTTGGGACACAGAAACCAGGGGGATGGCTAAATAATTTGTTTGACCTAAAAATCAAAAATATTGCCAATACAAATATTATTTATTGGGGAGAAAAACTCCTAGCACTTTGGGAAGCAGGACAGCCTTATCGCTTAGATCCAAACACCTTAGAAACGTTAGGAATTGATGATCTTGATGGAGTAATCACTGATAACGGATCAATTTCGGCTCATCCTTGTCTTGATCCCCATTGTGAGTTAGATAAGGGTCAACCTTGTTTAGTTAATTTTTCCATTAAACCAGGACTTTCTAGTACCATTACTGTCTATGAATTTAATCCCCAAGGGCAATTATTACGCTGTCATTCTCACATTACTCCAGGCTTTTGTTTTATCCATGATTTTGCCATTACTGAACATTATTGTATTTTCTTACAAAACGCCGTAACTTTTAATCCTATTCCCTATATTTTAGGATTAAAAGGAGCCGGAAACTGTGTTAAATTTCAACCAAATCAACCGAGTCGGTTTATTATTATTCCCCGTGTTCCTCCTTATAAACAAGTGAAAATAATAGAGGCAAAAGCGGGATTTGTTTTCCATCATGCTAATGCGTTTGAAGTCAAAAATAAGATTTATCTTGACTCAATTGCCTATAATTCTTTGCCAGAACTTCAACCGAATAGAAGCTATTTAGAGATCGATTTTGATCAAATAGATCCCTCCCAATTATGGCGATTTACCCTTGACTTAAATGACAATACTGTACAAAGTCAAAAAATAAGCGATCGCCCTTGTGAATTTCCAGTTATTAACCCCCAGAAAGTCGGTCAAAATTACCGTTATATATATCTCAATGCTTCCCACCATCCGACAGAAAATTCCCCCTTTCAAGCGATTCTTAAAGTTGATCTAGAAACCCAACAACAAGAGATCCATTCTTTCGCACCTACGGGTTATGTAGGGGAACCGATTTTTGTCCCTCATCCTAATGGTATTACTGAGGATGATGGCTGGTTATTAGTAATGGTTTATAATGGGACTCTTCATCGTTCTGATCTGGTGATTTTAGACGCAAAAGACTTAAGTAAACCCCCCATTGCGCGAGTCCATTTAAAACATCATATCCCCTATGGATTACATGGGAGTTGGACTTCTGAAATAATTGATCATTGA
- a CDS encoding DUF1611 domain-containing protein gives MHLTANHSVAILLHQGITGTRGKTGLAYLRYGEASIVAVIDRECTGQSLSTLTGIAKDIPIVANLEEAFAYHPDVLLIGIAPSGGALPDDLLAEVIQAVNSGLSIVNGLHTPLAPQFGTLKLGQWIWDIRQEPPGLTVGTAKARSLPCKRFLTVGTDMVIGKMSACLELHSASKKRGIKSKFIGTGQGGIMISGAGIPLDAIRVDFAAGAVEQIVVNSGNDYDVLWIEGQGSLLHPGSTATLPLIRGSQPTGLLLVHRPGQTHISSCPDVAIPPLPDVINLYETVASVAGAIEPVKVKAIVLNTFHLDDEKAQQAIKTIETQTGLPCTDVVRFGAEDLLDSLL, from the coding sequence GTGCATCTGACAGCCAACCATAGTGTTGCAATTTTACTACATCAAGGAATTACAGGAACCCGTGGCAAAACAGGGTTAGCTTATTTGCGCTACGGAGAAGCCTCTATCGTCGCTGTTATTGATAGGGAATGCACCGGACAGTCCCTCAGTACCTTAACCGGAATTGCCAAAGATATCCCCATTGTGGCTAATCTAGAGGAGGCCTTTGCTTACCATCCCGATGTGCTTTTAATTGGCATTGCTCCCTCTGGAGGGGCATTACCCGATGATTTGTTAGCAGAAGTCATACAAGCAGTGAACTCAGGGTTATCGATTGTTAATGGTCTGCATACCCCCTTAGCTCCCCAATTTGGTACCCTAAAATTAGGGCAATGGATCTGGGATATTCGCCAAGAACCCCCAGGATTAACTGTAGGGACAGCTAAAGCGCGATCGCTTCCCTGTAAGCGTTTTTTAACCGTCGGAACTGATATGGTAATTGGTAAAATGTCTGCTTGTTTAGAATTACATTCTGCGTCAAAAAAACGGGGAATAAAATCTAAATTTATAGGCACAGGACAAGGGGGAATAATGATTTCTGGGGCGGGTATTCCTCTTGATGCTATACGGGTTGATTTTGCGGCTGGTGCCGTAGAACAAATAGTGGTCAATTCTGGCAATGATTATGATGTATTATGGATAGAAGGTCAAGGATCTTTATTACATCCAGGATCGACCGCAACCCTACCTTTAATTAGAGGGAGTCAACCGACAGGATTATTATTAGTTCATCGCCCTGGACAAACCCATATTAGTAGCTGTCCTGATGTCGCTATTCCTCCGCTACCTGACGTGATTAATTTATACGAAACAGTTGCTAGTGTTGCGGGAGCAATTGAACCAGTTAAAGTGAAGGCTATTGTGCTGAATACCTTTCATTTAGATGATGAAAAAGCACAACAAGCCATCAAAACTATTGAAACACAAACTGGTCTTCCCTGTACTGATGTTGTGAGATTTGGAGCTGAAGATCTCTTAGATTCCCTCCTTTAA